The proteins below are encoded in one region of Merismopedia glauca CCAP 1448/3:
- a CDS encoding WD40 repeat domain-containing protein yields MRRTSKVEFKDTWRGELSDYIQAIAWCPQGRYLAASSAAGEVSLFAAPSFETTILQGETGLSVDCLGFSYDGQFLAIGGQDGGLRIWSLASDAPQLIATLDNKSVWVDRLCWNPITRELAFSLGKYVQVWDADNLEVVATLSFSASSVFDLAWSADGKYLAVAGYQGAKVWQTGDWDAEAEVLENASATVAIAWSPDSKFIAQGNLDNTLTVKAWGNPYPWLMQGFPGKVRQVAWSSLPNKFGFPLLASCSGTAVVVWEKDIDEQIGWDGRILGNHEATVRAIAFQPDSLVLASTAENSWIALWDRIGRLNQTLTGAIKGFSCLAWHPQGHHLAAGGVNGEILVWSQNMRGRGFGRQ; encoded by the coding sequence ATGAGGAGAACTTCAAAAGTCGAATTTAAAGATACTTGGCGCGGGGAACTATCAGATTATATCCAGGCGATCGCTTGGTGTCCGCAAGGTCGCTATTTAGCTGCAAGTTCTGCGGCGGGAGAAGTCTCATTATTTGCGGCTCCTAGCTTTGAAACCACTATTCTTCAAGGGGAAACAGGACTATCTGTAGACTGCCTGGGATTTTCTTATGACGGACAGTTTTTAGCAATCGGCGGTCAAGATGGAGGATTGAGAATCTGGTCGCTAGCTTCAGATGCTCCCCAACTAATTGCCACTTTAGATAACAAATCGGTGTGGGTTGATCGCTTGTGCTGGAATCCAATAACTCGCGAACTAGCCTTCAGTTTGGGCAAATACGTGCAAGTTTGGGATGCTGATAATCTAGAGGTCGTTGCCACCCTCAGTTTTAGTGCTTCTAGTGTCTTCGATCTCGCTTGGAGTGCCGATGGCAAATACTTAGCCGTAGCAGGTTACCAGGGGGCAAAAGTCTGGCAGACTGGGGATTGGGATGCAGAGGCAGAAGTTTTAGAGAATGCTTCAGCTACAGTGGCGATCGCTTGGTCGCCAGATAGCAAATTTATTGCCCAAGGTAACCTAGATAATACCCTAACTGTCAAGGCGTGGGGCAATCCCTACCCCTGGCTGATGCAAGGTTTTCCTGGTAAAGTCAGGCAAGTAGCATGGTCGTCACTACCAAATAAATTTGGATTCCCACTTCTAGCATCCTGTAGCGGTACGGCAGTAGTAGTCTGGGAAAAGGATATAGACGAGCAAATCGGCTGGGATGGGCGTATTTTGGGCAACCATGAAGCCACCGTTCGCGCGATCGCTTTTCAGCCAGATTCCCTAGTATTAGCATCTACCGCAGAAAATAGCTGGATTGCCCTGTGGGATCGAATAGGGCGATTAAATCAAACCTTAACGGGCGCAATCAAAGGCTTTTCTTGCCTAGCTTGGCATCCTCAAGGACATCACCTAGCCGCCGGAGGAGTTAATGGAGAAATATTAGTCTGGTCGCAGAATATGCGGGGTCGGGGTTTTGGTAGACAGTAA
- a CDS encoding CobW family GTP-binding protein, whose protein sequence is MVATNVPTSVPVTVLTGYLGAGKTTLLNRILTYEHGKKVAVIINEFGEVGIDNQLVIDTDEEIFEMNNGCICCTVRGDLIRIISNLMKRRHKFDHLVLETTGLADPAPVIQTFFMDEDVRSQTHLDAVVTLVDAKHIHQHWDADEAVEQIAFADIILLNKTDLVTPTDLEALEQRIRSTNVMAKIYRTQDAAVDMDRILGVSAFDLSRALEIDPNFLGEDTHEHDQTVTSVAISQPGTLNYDKLNYWMGQLLREKGVDIFRMKGILNIEGEDNRFVFQGVHMLLDGKDDRPWQPHETRQNQLVFIGRNLDEAELKTGFMACLV, encoded by the coding sequence ATGGTAGCTACTAATGTGCCCACTTCCGTTCCTGTAACCGTTCTCACTGGATATCTGGGAGCGGGAAAAACCACCCTGCTCAACCGCATTCTCACCTACGAACACGGTAAGAAGGTAGCAGTAATTATTAACGAGTTTGGGGAAGTTGGGATTGATAATCAGTTAGTTATAGACACTGACGAAGAAATCTTTGAAATGAATAACGGCTGCATCTGCTGTACGGTGCGGGGAGATTTGATTCGCATTATTAGCAATTTGATGAAACGCCGTCACAAATTCGACCATTTGGTGCTGGAAACTACCGGACTTGCCGATCCCGCGCCCGTGATTCAGACTTTCTTTATGGATGAAGATGTCAGATCTCAAACCCATCTCGATGCTGTCGTTACCTTAGTTGATGCTAAACACATTCACCAGCATTGGGATGCAGATGAAGCAGTGGAGCAAATCGCTTTTGCCGACATAATTTTGCTCAATAAGACCGATTTAGTTACCCCTACAGACTTAGAAGCTTTAGAACAGCGCATTCGATCGACGAATGTAATGGCAAAAATTTATCGCACCCAAGATGCGGCGGTAGATATGGATCGGATTTTGGGAGTGAGTGCTTTCGATCTGAGCCGCGCTTTAGAGATAGATCCGAATTTTTTGGGGGAAGATACTCACGAACACGACCAAACGGTAACTTCTGTTGCAATTTCCCAACCAGGCACTTTAAACTATGACAAACTCAATTACTGGATGGGGCAACTCCTGCGGGAGAAAGGAGTCGATATCTTTCGGATGAAGGGAATTCTCAATATTGAAGGGGAAGATAATCGCTTTGTCTTTCAGGGAGTACATATGCTACTTGATGGTAAAGACGATCGCCCTTGGCAGCCTCACGAGACGCGCCAAAATCAACTAGTCTTCATCGGTCGCAATTTAGATGAAGCCGAACTAAAAACCGGATTTATGGCGTGTTTGGTATGA
- a CDS encoding Stp1/IreP family PP2C-type Ser/Thr phosphatase → MKLSFTSLSDTGVVRAVNQDACYADSPQARFFIVADGMGGHVGGQEASRIAKETVCSVLDKYWNSNETSQTLLAKALVEANEAIVTDQFQHPERADMGTTAVVLMFRDRTDSAWYTHVGDSRLYLLRDGQLQQVTQDHTWVSMAVKIGDLTQEQARNHPYRHVLSQCLGRKDLSQIEVQPIEIKSGDRLLLCSDGLTEELPDAEICRYLSSDGSCEDIATALVNAAKANGGRDNITVVIVEIDAFQPGSGFSSQSTLD, encoded by the coding sequence ATGAAACTTAGCTTCACAAGCCTTTCAGATACAGGAGTAGTGCGGGCCGTAAACCAAGATGCCTGTTATGCAGACTCCCCTCAAGCCAGGTTTTTTATTGTCGCTGATGGTATGGGCGGACACGTAGGTGGTCAAGAAGCCAGCCGGATCGCTAAGGAGACTGTTTGCTCGGTTCTAGATAAGTATTGGAATTCTAATGAAACTTCACAAACTCTGCTGGCAAAAGCCTTAGTAGAAGCTAATGAAGCCATCGTGACAGATCAGTTCCAGCACCCAGAAAGAGCAGATATGGGCACTACAGCAGTAGTGTTGATGTTCCGCGATCGCACTGATAGTGCTTGGTATACTCATGTGGGAGACTCCCGCTTATATCTGTTGAGAGACGGTCAGCTTCAGCAAGTTACTCAAGATCATACTTGGGTATCAATGGCAGTGAAAATCGGCGATTTGACCCAAGAACAAGCCCGCAACCACCCATATCGTCACGTTCTATCCCAATGCTTGGGACGTAAGGACTTGTCTCAAATAGAAGTCCAGCCAATCGAGATTAAGTCGGGCGATCGCCTATTATTATGCAGTGATGGTTTGACAGAAGAACTCCCTGATGCCGAAATTTGTCGATATTTGAGTTCAGATGGTAGCTGTGAAGACATAGCGACCGCTTTAGTTAACGCAGCTAAAGCTAATGGTGGTAGAGATAATATTACAGTCGTGATTGTTGAGATTGACGCATTCCAACCAGGCTCAGGTTTTTCCAGCCAGAGTACCTTGGATTAA
- a CDS encoding DUF6825 family protein, translating to MSDPVLRAFFLGRALAQAVGEQIEATVTNGLSELAKLDAEQRERLRQFSQQVMEKAARDVEGAASSSGSSTTTSPFGSSNGDLQVTIDELRAEIARLRTELQLYRSR from the coding sequence ATGAGCGATCCGGTTTTACGAGCTTTTTTCCTGGGTAGAGCTTTGGCTCAAGCCGTTGGAGAACAAATAGAAGCGACTGTGACTAATGGTTTGAGTGAATTAGCTAAACTTGATGCCGAGCAAAGAGAGCGTCTGCGTCAATTTAGCCAACAGGTGATGGAGAAAGCGGCGCGGGATGTTGAAGGAGCGGCTAGCAGTAGTGGAAGTTCGACAACTACCAGTCCATTTGGCAGTTCTAATGGAGATTTACAAGTAACAATTGACGAATTGCGGGCAGAAATCGCACGTTTGCGAACTGAACTACAGCTTTACCGCAGTCGGTAA
- a CDS encoding ABC1 kinase family protein: MVHSTASSIPTQPYNAKSYRWNRQHYSRQRRFIDIWHFFLSLMTSLWLNGKKWSYPGGFSEAKLAKRRRQQAIWIRDSFLDLGPTFIKLGQLFSTRADLFPIEYVEELSKLQDRVPAFSYEQVEQIVQQDLGKPVSSLFTSFDPVALAAASLGQVHKAQLRNGQEVVVKIQRPGLKQLFTIDLAILKGIARYFQSHPRWGRGRDWLGIYDECCRILWEEIDYLSEGQNADTFRRNFRPFDWVKVPRVYWRYTSPRVLTLEYLPGIKISHYEALEAAGIDRKEVAKLGARAYLHQLLDDGFFHADPHPGNIAVNPEGALIFYDFGMMGKIAPVTREKLMDTLFGIAQKDGERVMKSLVALGALAANEDMGPVRRSIQYMLDNFMDKPFENQSVSQISDDLYEIAYDQPFRFPATFTFVMRAFSTLEGVGKGLDPDFNFMEVAQPFAMQLMTNGNGSDNGSFLSELGRQAAQMSSTALGLPRRIEDTIEKLERGDLRVRVRSVESDRILRRISNIQAGTNYTLLVGSFTLSATILFVNHYVWLAAGLALVAAILLAIWIRLTIRLDRMDRMF, from the coding sequence ATGGTTCACTCTACTGCTAGTAGCATCCCGACTCAACCATACAATGCCAAATCATATCGATGGAATCGGCAGCATTATTCACGTCAACGCCGATTTATTGATATTTGGCACTTTTTTCTGTCGTTAATGACTAGCTTATGGCTCAACGGTAAGAAATGGAGCTATCCAGGTGGTTTTAGCGAAGCTAAGCTAGCAAAACGCCGCCGTCAACAAGCAATTTGGATTCGAGATAGTTTTCTGGACTTAGGACCAACTTTTATTAAACTCGGACAGTTATTCTCTACTAGAGCCGATTTATTTCCAATTGAGTACGTCGAAGAGCTTTCTAAACTCCAAGATCGAGTTCCAGCTTTTAGTTATGAACAAGTTGAGCAAATTGTTCAACAAGATTTGGGTAAACCTGTTTCCAGCTTATTTACTAGTTTCGATCCTGTTGCCCTAGCAGCAGCTAGTTTAGGACAAGTACATAAAGCTCAACTTCGCAATGGACAGGAAGTCGTAGTTAAGATCCAGCGCCCTGGCTTAAAACAGCTTTTTACCATAGATTTGGCAATTTTAAAGGGAATAGCTCGTTACTTTCAAAGCCATCCTCGTTGGGGAAGAGGTAGGGATTGGCTGGGAATTTACGACGAGTGTTGTCGGATTTTGTGGGAAGAAATAGATTATCTCAGTGAAGGTCAAAACGCAGATACTTTTAGGCGTAATTTTCGACCTTTCGATTGGGTGAAAGTTCCCAGAGTTTATTGGCGTTATACTTCTCCCAGAGTATTGACTTTAGAATATTTACCAGGGATTAAAATCAGTCACTATGAGGCTTTAGAAGCTGCCGGAATTGACCGCAAAGAGGTGGCTAAGCTAGGTGCTAGAGCTTATTTGCATCAATTGCTCGATGACGGCTTTTTTCATGCCGATCCTCATCCAGGAAACATTGCCGTAAATCCAGAAGGAGCTTTGATTTTTTATGATTTTGGGATGATGGGCAAAATAGCCCCTGTTACTCGCGAAAAGCTGATGGATACCCTGTTTGGCATTGCCCAGAAAGATGGGGAACGAGTCATGAAGTCTTTAGTAGCTCTAGGTGCTTTAGCTGCTAACGAAGATATGGGGCCAGTCCGGCGATCGATCCAGTATATGCTGGATAATTTTATGGATAAACCCTTTGAAAATCAGTCAGTTAGCCAAATTAGCGATGATTTATACGAAATTGCTTACGATCAACCTTTCCGTTTCCCTGCGACCTTTACTTTTGTCATGCGGGCTTTCTCGACTTTAGAAGGAGTCGGAAAAGGACTAGATCCAGACTTTAATTTTATGGAAGTGGCACAACCATTTGCAATGCAGCTTATGACTAATGGTAATGGTTCAGATAATGGCAGCTTTTTGAGCGAACTGGGTCGTCAAGCCGCCCAAATGAGTTCTACCGCCTTGGGATTACCCAGACGGATTGAAGATACCATCGAAAAGCTAGAACGGGGTGATCTACGGGTGCGAGTTCGTTCTGTAGAATCAGATAGAATTTTACGTCGCATTAGTAATATTCAGGCAGGAACCAACTATACTTTACTAGTTGGTAGTTTTACACTGTCAGCAACAATTCTGTTTGTCAATCACTACGTGTGGCTGGCAGCAGGATTGGCTTTAGTGGCGGCTATCTTGTTAGCGATCTGGATTCGCTTAACGATCCGCCTTGACCGCATGGATAGAATGTTTTAA
- a CDS encoding serine/threonine-protein kinase, with product MNIIHRTVLNQGKYVLRAKIGRGVFSITYRATQTESGETVVIKTLSDTIYKNRDLEAVSSNFLDIVPKFIACQHPHLAKIIDYFDEEGRPYVVQEYVTGKNLAELISAENPLPVTVAINYIRQLASAVRTLHQHGLLHQDIRPHNIMKIKGTESLVLGELAIATSLHPMLQQTHAKLQAAGYAPLERYQPSGNMTPASDIYSLAATLYFFLTGTNPVPAPVREEYSRIQPPHPQGSLGDPLLLPALRKAQPKIKSAIELAIWRGLELDPQKRPQSVKAWLAMLPRLAYPSQEQALSKKQLLDKLRPEKVALFGAKNPVTADLIPSEPPYHPEPEIQDQIVTLPVPENDVPYKAEIKEVNSQISTEEAQFTSTLEPKPEYTQNPKQRSPWMGLLLTLAIGLSTGMGFGLALRQNRPTEPGETILHTEQSFPNRSPWPIQETPAIIRRRNSSQ from the coding sequence ATGAACATCATCCATAGAACCGTTCTGAATCAAGGTAAATACGTACTGAGAGCCAAAATTGGTAGAGGAGTGTTTAGCATCACCTACCGAGCCACTCAAACAGAATCTGGGGAAACGGTAGTTATCAAAACTTTATCGGACACAATCTATAAAAACCGAGATTTAGAAGCAGTTAGCAGTAATTTTCTGGACATAGTTCCCAAATTCATCGCCTGTCAGCATCCCCATCTAGCTAAAATCATTGATTACTTTGATGAAGAAGGACGACCCTATGTAGTTCAAGAATATGTCACGGGGAAAAACTTAGCAGAACTGATCTCAGCAGAAAATCCCTTACCAGTCACAGTTGCGATCAATTACATTCGCCAATTAGCCAGTGCTGTCCGTACCCTACACCAACACGGACTATTACACCAAGATATCAGACCCCATAACATCATGAAAATTAAGGGGACAGAATCTTTGGTACTGGGTGAACTAGCCATAGCTACTAGTTTACATCCCATGCTCCAGCAAACTCACGCCAAGCTACAAGCGGCTGGATATGCCCCACTTGAGAGATACCAACCCTCTGGAAACATGACTCCAGCTAGCGATATTTACTCCCTAGCAGCCACCTTATACTTCTTTTTGACTGGAACTAATCCAGTCCCCGCACCAGTGAGAGAGGAATACAGTCGGATTCAGCCACCCCATCCTCAAGGTTCTTTAGGCGATCCTCTCTTGCTTCCTGCATTGCGAAAAGCTCAACCCAAAATTAAATCAGCGATCGAATTAGCCATTTGGCGAGGTTTAGAACTAGATCCTCAAAAACGCCCCCAAAGCGTGAAAGCATGGTTAGCAATGCTACCTCGTTTAGCCTATCCCAGTCAGGAACAAGCATTATCAAAAAAGCAGCTTTTAGACAAGCTTAGACCCGAAAAGGTGGCGCTATTTGGCGCTAAAAATCCCGTTACAGCCGATCTCATTCCCTCAGAACCGCCCTATCACCCAGAGCCGGAAATTCAAGACCAGATTGTTACTCTCCCTGTCCCAGAAAACGATGTACCTTATAAAGCAGAAATCAAAGAAGTAAATAGTCAAATTTCGACGGAAGAAGCGCAATTTACAAGTACTTTGGAGCCTAAACCCGAATATACACAGAATCCCAAACAGCGATCGCCCTGGATGGGTTTGCTACTTACCCTAGCTATAGGTTTGTCAACTGGGATGGGTTTTGGTTTAGCTTTGAGACAAAATCGCCCTACCGAACCAGGAGAAACCATTCTCCACACCGAACAATCTTTCCCCAATCGCAGTCCTTGGCCCATTCAAGAAACACCTGCAATCATTCGCCGTCGCAACTCTAGTCAGTAG